The Caulobacter sp. 73W region GTGCACGTCCTCCGCCATCTCAGCACCCACCCCTTAGGCTCTGCGCAGTAAAAGTCACAACATACAATTCTGAGTGGTGCAAACTATATTTGCGCAACGCAAAGTTCATTTGCTTCTCCTCTGAATTCGAGGAGACAACACCTTGGCCTACGGTGAAGTTTCGAAAGTATCGCAGTTATGCGCCGCGCAGGACCGCACCAACCAGCGCGCCGAACACCAGAGCGCTGGCGGCGATGATCGCCGTACGCGCCTGAGCCGTCTTCCACAGACGCTTGTGCAGCGGCTCCACCTCGGGTTCCGGCTCGGGCTCGGGGCTGGCCTCGAAGGCGATGCTCGTCGCCCCCGCCCGCTCATCGGCGATCTGATAGAGCACCTCCGCCGCCTCCGGCCCCTGGAAAGGCAGGCCCAGGGTGGCGGCGGCGTCGTTCACGAGCGCGGACAGGGCCGCGACCTTATCGGTCTGGCTGAGGCCCTGGGCGGCGACGAAATGGGCCGACGCGACCGTTCGGCCGTCGTTCTGAACCACCGCATTGCGCACATTCACGCCCATCTCGGTCTCCTCGTCTGAGATCAATGTAGGCCATAAATGCGCGAGCGCCAGCGGCAGGTATGGTTACGTCGGCCCGGAACGCCAAAGCTGGATCTCGGCCGCCCGCCGATTGACCAGGCCTTTCAGCTTCACGCCTCCGGCATGGACGAAACGCGCCATCTGGTTGGGGACCTCGTCGAACCTTCCCTCGCGCAGCAGCTTCCAGATGGTCCAGTCGGCGCCCGCCCCGAGATTGAAGACGAAGGACAAGAGGGCCGCGTACTGGTTGTCGGTGAGACGATCCACGACTTCACGTCCGATGCGTTTTTCAAGGCGCTCGGCGGCGATCTGAAGATCTTCCAACAGCCAGGCGAGGGCGATCACAAGGCTGATCTTGAAACCCTTGCCGAAGCCCGGGGCGGTGTGCCCAAAGCCGATGGTCCAGACACCGCCAGAGTCGCGATAGGCCTCAAGCCGCCGACCTTCCCAGGCCATGACGAGTTCGGCCGCCGCATCGGGGATTTCTCTGGGAAGCGCGCTCACGACGCGGCCCCCTCAAACGTCATCAGGTGGATCGACAGCCGCACCTTGCCGCCGGTGAAGGCCCCGCCCGTCGCCGTCAGCACCACCGGCGTGTCGGCATAGAACGCCGTGGGACCAACGACCCCGATGTTGGCGCCGCCCAGGGCGATGCTCAGCAGCGCGCCGAACTTGCCCGCCTCCCCCGCCACGCCGCAGCTGTAGCTGCTCGCCCCCGTCACCGCCTGGGTGGTGCGGGTCGAGACGCCCAGCGCGATGGCCCGCGCCGGGATCACCACCGTGCTGACCACGCTGGCGCCCGCCAGGGTCAGTTCCTGCTCGCGGATCTCGAACCGCGTCGCCGCCCCCCTGGGCGACAGGGCGGCGGTCAGGTTGCGGAAGGTGGAGGACAGCGCCGTCCAGCCGGCCGCCGTCCATACCGCCAGCACCTGCTCGTCGGCGATCCAGGCCAGGAAGCCGGGCTGGACCGCCAGCGCCTCCCACGCCACCGCCTCGAACCGCATCAGGGTTCCCGCGGCACGGCCGGACCAGTCCGCGCCCGCGGCGCCGGCGGGCAGGATGTACAGCGCCCCGTCGACCGGGCTCGCCGGCTGAGCCGCCGTCGCGCGGCTGGCGACAGCCGGCTGCACCAGCCCGTCCAGGCGGCTCAGGGCCTCGTTGAGGGTGACATGCTTCTGGGCCTGGCCGGCCGCCAGGTAGGGCAGCCCCAGGCGGGGCGTCGCGTCGTCGGACAAGGGCGTCTCTCCATTCCGGAAAAGACGCCCAGCATCACGCCGCCCCGGCGGGGGCGGACGACGGCGAAGTTATCCCCGCCCCTACTCTGCGGCGAGCGTCAGACTGCGCCCGCCGGTCAGGGCGGTCTTGGCGGCCAGATCGGCCTTGGCCGCCTCGTACTCGGCGGACAGGCGGGCGATGAACTCGCCGGCCGAGGGGACGTCCTTGACCGAGCCGATGCCCTGGCCCGCGCCCCAGATGTCCTTCCACGCCTTCTTGGCCGAGTTGCCGCCCGAGCCGAAGTTCATGGCCGACGGGTCGCTGACCGGCAGGTTGGCCGGGTCCAGGCCCGCCGCGACGACCGACGGCGCCAGGTAGTTGCCGTGAACCCCGGTGAACAGGTTGGAGTAAAGGATGTCGTCGGCGCTGCTCTCGACGATCATCTGCTTGTAGCCCTCGACCGCATTGGCCTCCTTCGTGGCGATGAAGGCCGAGCCGACATAGCCAAGGTCCGCGCCCATGGCCTGGGCCGCCAGGATCGAGCGACCGTGGGCGATGGCGCCCGACAGGGCGATCGGCCCGTCGAACCACTCACGGATCTCCTGGATCAGGGCGAAGGGCGACAGGGTGCCGGCATGGCCGCCCGCGCCTGTGGCCACCGGGATCAGGCCGTCGGCCCCCTTCTCGATCGCCTTGTGGGCGAAGCGGTTGTTGATCACGTCGTGCAGGGTGATGCCGCCGTAGGAGTGGATGGCGTGGTTCAGGTCCTCGCGCGCGCCCAGCGAGGTGATGATCACCGGAACCTTGTGCTTCACGCACAGCTCCACATCCTCCTCCAGGCGGGAGTTGGACTTGTGGACGATCTGGTTCACCGCGAACGGCGCGCTCGGCGCGTCGGGATTGGCCTTGTCATAGGCCGCCAGTTCCTCGGTGATCTGGTGCAGCCATTCGTCCAGCTGCGAGATCGGCCGCGCGTTGAGAGAGGGGAACGAACCCACCACCCCCGCCTTGCACTGGGCCAGCACCAGCTCCGGCCCGGAGACGATGAACATCGGCGAGCAGATGATCGGCAGGCGCAGGCGGTCACGCAGGATGGGCGGCAGGGCCATGGTCGTCTCTCCCGAAGACTTATGAATGTACGATGTAAGTAAAACGTCTGTTCCAAGCGCGCAAGCACCGCTTGACTGACCTTGCGGCGGGGGCGCATGACCGAAGAAAAATGCTTCGTAGCAGGCGGGAGCACGCAGGTTGGCTGACGAAATCCTCAAGCTGGCGGACGATTTCACCCCGCCCTCCCAAGCCGAGTGGATGGCCTTGGTCGAGAAGACGCTGAAGGGAGCCGATTTCGACAAACGGCTCGTGCGCCGCACCTATGACGGCCTGTCGATCCAGCCGCTCTATACCGACGCCCCCGATGTCGTCCGCGACCTGCGTCCCCGCGACGCCGAGGGGCCGTGGGACATCCGCATGGCTGTCGCTCACCCCGATCCCGCCCGCGCCAACGCCGAGGCGCTGAAGGACCTGGAGAACGGCGCCGTCTCCGTCACCCTCAAGCTCGATCCCACGGGCCAGGACGGCATCGCCGTCGGCTCCGCCGCCGATCTCGCCCGCGCGCTGGACGGCGTCTATGTGGACATGGCCCCCGTGGCGCTGGAGGCGGGTTTCCTCGGCCCCAAGGCCGCCGACTGGCTCGCCCCTCTAGGCAAGAACGCCCCCGCCGCGCCCCTGGCCTTCCACCTCGACCCGCTCACCGCCTGGGCGCAGACCGGGGTCAGCCCCGGCCCGATCGAGAGCCATCTCGTCAGCGCCGCCACCGTCGCCGCCCGCCTTTCCCAGACCTATCCCAAGGCCGAGCTGTTCCTCGCCAACGGCCGCGCCGTGCACGAAGCCGGCGGCGCCGACGCCCAGGAACTGGGCGTGATGGCCGCCTCCGCCGTCGCCTACGCCAAGGCCCTGGTCCGCGCGGGCCTGCCCATGGACAAGGCCTTCGCCCGGATCACCCTGGGTGTCAGCCTGGATGGCGAATACTTCACCGGCGTCGCCAAGGTTCGCGCCGCCAAGGCCCTGTGGGCCCGCCTGACCTCGGCCTGCGGCGTCGACGGCCTGCCGCCCCGGATCGAGGCCCGCTCCTCCCGGCGCATGCTCAGCACCCTGGATCCGTGGACCAATCTGCTGCGCCTCACCGCCGCCGGCTTCGCGGGCGCAGCTGGCGGGGCCGACGCGGTGCGCATCGGCTGCTTCACCGACGCCGCCGGCCCGCCCACCGCCTTCGCCCGCCGCCAGGCCCGCAACACCCAGCTGGTCCTGATGGAGGAAAGCGCCCTGGGCCGCGTCGCCGATCCGGCCGGCGGCAGCTGGTATCTCGACACTCTCACCGACCAGCTGGCCCAGGCCGCCTGGTCCGCGTTCCAGGCCATCGAGCAGGCCGGCGGGATCATCGCCGCCCTTGAAGCCGGGACGATCCAGGACGCCACCGACACGGCCCGCGCCGCCCGCCTCGCC contains the following coding sequences:
- a CDS encoding DUF2793 domain-containing protein, whose translation is MSDDATPRLGLPYLAAGQAQKHVTLNEALSRLDGLVQPAVASRATAAQPASPVDGALYILPAGAAGADWSGRAAGTLMRFEAVAWEALAVQPGFLAWIADEQVLAVWTAAGWTALSSTFRNLTAALSPRGAATRFEIREQELTLAGASVVSTVVIPARAIALGVSTRTTQAVTGASSYSCGVAGEAGKFGALLSIALGGANIGVVGPTAFYADTPVVLTATGGAFTGGKVRLSIHLMTFEGAAS
- a CDS encoding lysozyme, with the protein product MSALPREIPDAAAELVMAWEGRRLEAYRDSGGVWTIGFGHTAPGFGKGFKISLVIALAWLLEDLQIAAERLEKRIGREVVDRLTDNQYAALLSFVFNLGAGADWTIWKLLREGRFDEVPNQMARFVHAGGVKLKGLVNRRAAEIQLWRSGPT
- a CDS encoding methylmalonyl-CoA mutase family protein, whose amino-acid sequence is MADEILKLADDFTPPSQAEWMALVEKTLKGADFDKRLVRRTYDGLSIQPLYTDAPDVVRDLRPRDAEGPWDIRMAVAHPDPARANAEALKDLENGAVSVTLKLDPTGQDGIAVGSAADLARALDGVYVDMAPVALEAGFLGPKAADWLAPLGKNAPAAPLAFHLDPLTAWAQTGVSPGPIESHLVSAATVAARLSQTYPKAELFLANGRAVHEAGGADAQELGVMAASAVAYAKALVRAGLPMDKAFARITLGVSLDGEYFTGVAKVRAAKALWARLTSACGVDGLPPRIEARSSRRMLSTLDPWTNLLRLTAAGFAGAAGGADAVRIGCFTDAAGPPTAFARRQARNTQLVLMEESALGRVADPAGGSWYLDTLTDQLAQAAWSAFQAIEQAGGIIAALEAGTIQDATDTARAARLAAVVSRTDGLVGASEFPNIAETPVETEAVQPKPAAEQPDPRMPGPDSRCRPLAPMRLSEPFEALRGRAAAGQPTIFLATIGAPTDYTARLTFARNLFAAGGVAAEVGTVEEYAPAKASLAILCSSDDRYAEEAGRAARTLKAAGVKHLYLAGKPGDLERELKAEGVDEFVFAGMDAVAVLDRALTMTGA
- a CDS encoding NAD(P)H-dependent flavin oxidoreductase — encoded protein: MALPPILRDRLRLPIICSPMFIVSGPELVLAQCKAGVVGSFPSLNARPISQLDEWLHQITEELAAYDKANPDAPSAPFAVNQIVHKSNSRLEEDVELCVKHKVPVIITSLGAREDLNHAIHSYGGITLHDVINNRFAHKAIEKGADGLIPVATGAGGHAGTLSPFALIQEIREWFDGPIALSGAIAHGRSILAAQAMGADLGYVGSAFIATKEANAVEGYKQMIVESSADDILYSNLFTGVHGNYLAPSVVAAGLDPANLPVSDPSAMNFGSGGNSAKKAWKDIWGAGQGIGSVKDVPSAGEFIARLSAEYEAAKADLAAKTALTGGRSLTLAAE